Below is a window of Buchnera aphidicola (Kurisakia onigurumii) DNA.
ATTAGCATTTTCTATTTGTATATTTTTTAATATGCGTTCAGGAACTAGTTTTTCACATGGATTTATAGATTTTATAATATTAAGTGGACATAGTAATAAAATATGGTTATTTCCAATAATAGGTATATTATATGGATTAACTTATTATTTTTTATTTTATTTTTTAATTACTAAATTAAATTTAAATACTATTGGAATGGAAGATAAAAAAATTAGTTCTAGTATAAAAACTAAAGATATACCAATAATAGTTCCTAAAATAGTATCATATTTGGGAGGAAAAAATAATATATCTAGTTTAGATGCTTGTATTACAAGATTAAGAGTAACAGTATTTAATATATCTAAGATAAATGAACAAAAATTAAAAAATATAGGAGCTTCTGCAATATTTATATCTGGTTTAGGTATACAAATAGTATTTGGAACCAAATCAGATAATATTAAGACAGAAATAGATATATTTATTAAAAAAAATAAATAAATTAAATTATATTGAATTATTTTAAATCATTTTTTAAAAAATTTTCATAAAGGGGTGAGTAAATAATCACTCGCCCTAAAATATTTTTTAAATTCAAATAATTTTTACAATAAGAGTTATATCATGAAAAAAAATAATATTTTTACTCGAATAATTAACAAACAAATAAAATCAGATATATTATATCAAGATGATATTATTACAATATTTAAAGATATTTTTCCAAAATATCCTGTACATGTTTTAATTGTTCCTAATAAAAAAATAAAAAATTTAAATGCTATAAATAATACAAATCAAAATATACTAAATCATATGCTTATTCATACTATAAAAATAGCAAAAAAATTAAAAATTCATAAAACTGGTTATAAAGTTTTAATAAACTGCAATAAAGGAGGAGGACAAGAAATACCTCATTTACATATACATTTAATGGGAGGTGTAAAAAAATAAAAATACTTTTTATATTATTTCATTAATTTTTCATTGATAATTAAAAATTAGCATTATTTACTGTTCTAGGAAAAGGAGTAACATCTCTTATATTATTTATTCCTGTAATATACATTAATAATCTTTCAAAACCTATTCCAAAACCAGCATGAGGTACAGTTCCATATTTTCTTAAATCACGATACCACCAATAATCTTCTTTGTTTAATTGCATTTCTAACATTCTTTGATCTAATTTAAACAATTGATCTTCTCTTTCTGAACCTCCTATTATTTCTCCTACATAAGGAAAGAGAACATCCATAGCAGCAACAGTTTTTTTATCTTTATTTAATTTCATATAAAATGCTTTTAAATCTTTGGGATAATTTATAATAACAATAACAGATTTAAAATATTTTTCTGAAAGATATTTTTCTTGATCAGAAGATAAATTATGTCCAAAAATTATTTTTTTATTTGAAAAATTA
It encodes the following:
- a CDS encoding HIT domain-containing protein is translated as MKKNNIFTRIINKQIKSDILYQDDIITIFKDIFPKYPVHVLIVPNKKIKNLNAINNTNQNILNHMLIHTIKIAKKLKIHKTGYKVLINCNKGGGQEIPHLHIHLMGGVKK